One genomic region from Jiangella sp. DSM 45060 encodes:
- a CDS encoding PTS transporter subunit EIIC — MSAVTATATGKRGFPGLAVLQRIGRSLMLPIAVLPAAALLLRLGSNDMLGGEPGTVPEGLPAGLAQYDGLHWLQPVSEVVGAAGAGIFNNLPLIFALGVAIGFARKADGSTALAAVVGYLVYKSVTDAMSPHILGAPAEGAEQELINFGVLGGIIMGITAALLWQRFYRIKLPPYLAFFGGRRFVPIITALVAIFIAVGMSFLYKPFNDGLTNLGEWVTENDVLGGGLYGFFNRLLIPLGLHHILNSFPWFQLGEYTPPGGEAVQGDILRFLNGDPTAGAFMTGFFPIMMFALPAAALAIWQTAKPAQKKIVGGIMLGAALTSFLTGVTEPLEFSFLFVAFPLYFIHAILTGTALALTNALDIRDGFGFSAGFIDYAINFRIAEKPLLLIVIGLGYAVVYYFLFRWVITKWNLRTPGREDDEAAVEASLGEEAAALVEEEEKVPAGAPAPAPGTSDLGASPDRPASGPPPAPEPPLGPSSNGEPK; from the coding sequence ATGAGCGCGGTGACCGCCACCGCGACCGGGAAGCGCGGCTTCCCCGGCCTCGCGGTGCTGCAGCGCATCGGCCGCAGCCTCATGCTGCCGATCGCCGTCCTGCCGGCCGCGGCCCTGCTGCTGCGCCTCGGCTCGAACGACATGCTCGGTGGCGAGCCCGGTACGGTGCCGGAGGGCCTGCCCGCCGGTCTGGCGCAGTACGACGGGCTGCACTGGCTGCAGCCGGTGTCCGAGGTCGTGGGGGCGGCCGGGGCGGGCATCTTCAACAACCTGCCGCTGATCTTCGCGCTCGGCGTCGCGATCGGCTTCGCCCGCAAGGCCGACGGCTCGACGGCGCTGGCCGCCGTGGTCGGCTACCTGGTCTACAAGAGCGTGACCGACGCGATGTCGCCGCACATCCTGGGCGCCCCGGCCGAGGGCGCTGAGCAGGAGCTGATCAACTTCGGCGTGCTCGGCGGCATCATCATGGGCATCACGGCGGCGCTGCTGTGGCAGCGGTTCTACCGCATCAAGCTCCCGCCGTACCTGGCCTTCTTCGGCGGCCGCCGGTTCGTGCCGATCATCACCGCCCTGGTGGCGATCTTCATCGCTGTCGGCATGAGCTTCCTCTACAAGCCGTTCAACGACGGGCTGACCAACCTCGGTGAGTGGGTCACCGAGAACGACGTGCTCGGCGGCGGGCTCTACGGGTTCTTCAACCGGCTGCTGATCCCGCTCGGCCTGCACCACATCCTCAACTCGTTCCCGTGGTTCCAGCTGGGCGAGTACACCCCGCCGGGTGGTGAGGCGGTCCAGGGCGACATCCTGCGCTTCCTCAACGGCGACCCGACCGCGGGCGCGTTCATGACCGGGTTCTTCCCGATCATGATGTTCGCCCTCCCTGCCGCCGCGCTGGCCATCTGGCAGACCGCCAAGCCCGCGCAGAAGAAGATCGTCGGCGGCATCATGCTCGGCGCCGCGCTGACCTCGTTCCTCACCGGCGTCACCGAGCCGCTGGAGTTCTCGTTCCTGTTCGTCGCGTTCCCGCTGTACTTCATCCACGCGATCCTGACGGGCACGGCACTGGCGCTCACCAACGCGCTGGACATCCGCGACGGGTTCGGCTTCTCGGCCGGCTTCATCGACTACGCGATCAACTTCCGCATCGCGGAGAAACCGTTGCTGTTGATCGTGATCGGCCTGGGCTACGCGGTGGTCTACTACTTCCTGTTCCGCTGGGTGATCACCAAGTGGAACCTGCGCACCCCGGGCCGCGAGGACGACGAGGCCGCGGTCGAGGCCTCGCTCGGCGAGGAGGCGGCGGCGCTCGTCGAGGAGGAGGAGAAGGTTCCGGCCGGCGCGCCGGCGCCCGCTCCCGGCACCTCGGATCTCGGTGCGTCCCCCGACCGCCCGGCGTCGGGTCCGCCTCCGGCGCCCGAGCCGCCGTTGGGGCCGTCGTCGAACGGCGAGCCGAAGTAA
- a CDS encoding GntR family transcriptional regulator, with translation MSGKRVSVNVVDGPVPKHRQLREILLAMIEGELVPDAPVPSERELVARFKVSRATVREAVGRLVAEGRLYRVRGKGTFVAAASIESQMHLSSFTEDMRRRGHKPSTVVLGADETAAPPPARAALGLDVTDRAYRIERLRSADGAPMAHEVSWLPAAPLPGLLERDLTSSVYSILAHDYGRVLDSAAQTVWAEGADPLRARLLRVPPAAPLLVFRKTSYAAGRPMEHVTSWYRADRYQVHMTLERTPTTGSAGAGPGHHL, from the coding sequence ATGTCGGGAAAGAGGGTCTCCGTGAACGTGGTCGACGGACCGGTGCCCAAACACCGGCAACTGAGGGAGATCCTCCTCGCGATGATCGAGGGCGAGCTGGTGCCCGACGCGCCGGTGCCGTCCGAACGCGAGCTGGTGGCCCGCTTCAAGGTCAGCCGTGCCACCGTACGCGAGGCCGTCGGGCGCCTCGTCGCCGAGGGCCGCCTGTACCGCGTCCGCGGCAAGGGCACGTTCGTCGCGGCGGCCAGCATCGAGTCGCAGATGCACCTGTCCTCGTTCACCGAGGACATGCGCCGCCGCGGCCACAAGCCGTCGACCGTCGTGCTGGGTGCCGACGAGACCGCGGCGCCGCCGCCGGCCCGCGCCGCGCTCGGCCTGGACGTCACCGACCGCGCCTACCGGATCGAGCGGCTGCGCTCGGCCGACGGCGCGCCGATGGCGCACGAGGTGTCCTGGCTGCCGGCCGCCCCGCTGCCCGGGCTGCTCGAGCGCGACCTCACCAGTTCCGTCTACTCGATCCTGGCCCACGACTACGGCCGCGTCCTCGACTCCGCCGCCCAGACGGTGTGGGCGGAGGGCGCCGACCCGCTGCGGGCCCGGCTGCTGCGCGTGCCGCCGGCCGCGCCGCTGCTGGTGTTCCGCAAGACCTCCTACGCCGCCGGGCGGCCGATGGAGCACGTCACCTCGTGGTACCGCGCCGACCGGTACCAGGTGCACATGACGCTGGAACGCACCCCCACCACGGGCTCGGCAGGCGCCGGGCCCGGACACCACCTGTAG
- the ptsP gene encoding phosphoenolpyruvate--protein phosphotransferase has protein sequence MAVISGVGVSSGRAAGPVVRMPDPVGEPPAGATLPDGADVAAEGARIATAAEQVRADLERRAAAAHGDGVAVLEATALMAADPTLVTAAQKKLSDGTSAPRAVWDAAAEVQTMLESLGGYMAERARDVADVRDRIVAVLDGRPAPGVPERGEPFVLVAHDLAPADTATLDPATCLALVTEGGGPTSHTAILARALGLPAVVAAAGILDVAEDTVVLVDGGAGTIQPDPPADLVEQVRAAAARVLTFDGTGRTSDGHRVQLLANVGDPKGAAAAAEAGAEGVGLFRTEFCFLDRAEEPSVDEQVEQYTAVLAPFAGKKVVVRTLDAGADKPLPFLTDASEANPALGVRGYRTAWRHPEVLDHQLEAIARAGEASGAEVWVMAPMISTPAEAADFVARAATFGLATAGVMVEVPALALTPDHLMAKVAFASLGTNDLTQYTMAADRLLGDLAELSDGWQPAVLRLVHLTAEAGLQAERPVGVCGEAAADPALAVVLTGLGVTSLSMTARAIPEVAATLLSVTRAECVRLADLALSAPDAKAARAAVHAELPPLA, from the coding sequence GTGGCAGTGATCAGCGGTGTGGGTGTCAGTTCCGGACGAGCGGCGGGACCGGTGGTCCGGATGCCGGACCCGGTGGGCGAGCCGCCGGCCGGCGCGACGCTGCCCGACGGCGCCGACGTCGCGGCCGAGGGCGCCCGCATCGCCACGGCAGCCGAGCAGGTCCGCGCCGACCTCGAGCGGCGGGCGGCGGCGGCACACGGCGACGGCGTCGCGGTGCTCGAGGCGACGGCGCTGATGGCGGCCGACCCGACGCTGGTCACGGCCGCGCAGAAGAAGCTGTCCGACGGCACGTCGGCGCCCCGCGCGGTGTGGGACGCGGCGGCCGAGGTGCAGACGATGCTCGAGTCGCTGGGCGGGTACATGGCCGAGCGGGCCCGCGACGTCGCCGACGTCCGCGACCGCATCGTCGCCGTGCTCGACGGCCGGCCGGCGCCCGGTGTGCCCGAACGCGGCGAGCCGTTCGTCCTGGTGGCGCACGACCTCGCCCCGGCCGACACCGCGACTCTGGACCCGGCGACCTGCCTGGCGCTGGTGACCGAGGGCGGCGGGCCGACGTCGCACACGGCGATCCTGGCCCGCGCGCTCGGCCTGCCCGCCGTCGTCGCCGCGGCCGGGATCCTGGACGTCGCCGAGGACACCGTCGTGCTGGTCGACGGCGGCGCCGGGACGATCCAGCCGGACCCGCCGGCCGATCTCGTCGAGCAGGTCCGCGCCGCGGCCGCCCGGGTGCTGACGTTCGACGGCACCGGCCGCACCTCCGACGGCCACCGCGTGCAGCTGCTGGCCAACGTCGGCGACCCGAAGGGCGCCGCGGCCGCCGCGGAGGCCGGCGCCGAGGGCGTCGGGCTGTTCCGTACCGAGTTCTGCTTCCTCGACCGCGCCGAGGAGCCGTCCGTCGACGAGCAGGTCGAGCAGTACACGGCCGTGCTGGCGCCGTTCGCCGGCAAGAAGGTGGTGGTGCGCACGCTCGACGCGGGCGCCGACAAGCCGCTGCCGTTCCTCACCGACGCGTCCGAGGCGAACCCGGCGCTGGGCGTGCGCGGCTATCGCACCGCGTGGCGGCACCCGGAGGTGCTCGACCACCAGCTGGAGGCCATCGCGCGGGCGGGCGAGGCGTCCGGCGCCGAGGTGTGGGTGATGGCGCCGATGATCTCCACGCCCGCCGAGGCCGCCGACTTCGTCGCCCGGGCCGCCACTTTCGGCCTCGCGACGGCCGGGGTGATGGTCGAGGTGCCGGCGCTCGCGCTGACCCCCGACCACCTGATGGCGAAGGTGGCGTTCGCCAGCCTCGGCACCAACGACCTCACCCAGTACACGATGGCGGCCGACCGCCTGCTCGGCGACCTGGCCGAGCTGAGCGACGGGTGGCAGCCGGCCGTGCTGCGGCTGGTGCACCTGACGGCCGAGGCGGGCCTGCAGGCGGAGCGTCCGGTCGGCGTCTGCGGCGAGGCCGCGGCCGACCCCGCGCTCGCCGTCGTGCTGACCGGCCTCGGCGTGACCAGCCTCTCGATGACGGCGCGCGCCATCCCCGAGGTCGCCGCGACCCTGCTCTCCGTCACCCGCGCCGAGTGCGTGCGGCTGGCCGACCTGGCGCTCTCCGCGCCGGACGCCAAGGCCGCGCGCGCCGCCGTCCACGCGGAACTGCCGCCGCTCGCCTGA
- a CDS encoding GntR family transcriptional regulator: MRRSTLKYLQVRDYLRSLVVSELRPGDPVPSERMLCERFAVSRMTVRQAVDALVVEGVLERVQGRGTFVAPPKVDLQVRLASFTEEMTRRGMTAGVKVLASELVRAEPDIAEALKVAPGEQLVHLHRLRYADDEPMAVEHTWLPADRLPGFLEDGTPDSVYVELDARGLIPDWGEDTIDAGEADHEEAKLLMIKPGKPVLRISRRAFTGDSAIEYSRSAFRSDRYTLWVPVARPNPAVVPRKRAEEPDAAAPGATT, from the coding sequence TTGCGCCGATCGACGCTCAAGTACCTGCAGGTGCGCGACTACCTGCGGAGTCTCGTCGTCAGTGAGCTGCGTCCGGGCGACCCCGTCCCGTCGGAGCGCATGCTGTGCGAGCGCTTCGCCGTGTCCCGTATGACGGTGCGCCAGGCCGTCGACGCGCTGGTCGTCGAGGGGGTGCTGGAACGCGTGCAGGGCCGCGGCACGTTCGTCGCACCACCCAAGGTCGACCTGCAGGTCCGGCTGGCGTCGTTCACCGAGGAGATGACCCGCCGCGGCATGACGGCCGGCGTCAAGGTGCTCGCGTCCGAGCTGGTGCGGGCCGAGCCCGACATCGCCGAGGCGCTCAAGGTCGCGCCCGGCGAGCAGCTGGTCCACCTGCACCGGCTGCGCTACGCCGACGACGAGCCGATGGCCGTCGAGCACACCTGGCTGCCCGCCGACCGGCTGCCCGGTTTTCTCGAGGACGGCACCCCTGACAGCGTGTACGTCGAACTGGACGCCCGCGGGCTGATCCCCGACTGGGGCGAGGACACCATCGACGCCGGCGAGGCCGACCACGAGGAGGCCAAGCTGCTCATGATCAAGCCGGGCAAGCCGGTGCTGCGCATCTCGCGGCGCGCGTTCACCGGCGACTCCGCCATCGAGTACAGCCGGTCCGCGTTCCGGTCCGACCGCTACACCCTGTGGGTGCCGGTCGCCCGGCCGAACCCGGCGGTGGTGCCGCGAAAACGCGCCGAGGAGCCCGACGCCGCCGCCCCCGGCGCCACCACCTGA